From the Thermodesulfovibrio thiophilus DSM 17215 genome, the window TTTGTGTAATAATTTTTTCAGGTGGTATTCAATCGTTTTTTACAAAGAGAGATTCTTTTAATGTTTATATAACTGATGTTCAGGGATTAAGAAAAGGAGCTCCTGTAAGAATTGCAGGAGTTGATGTTGGAACAGTTCAGGATATAAAATTAAGCAAAGAATACGGAACTATAGTAACAGTTTCCATTAATAGAAATGTCTTAAGCTATTTAAAGTCAGATGCCAGAGCAACTGTACAGACAATTGGCTTACTCGGAGATAAATATATTGAAATATTCCCTGGTGAGTCTCAACAGGCTTTTGATTCCGCAAAAGGTATATATGGATATCCGCGTCAGGACGTAAGAGAAATCATAGGAGTTACTGCTTCTATGATGAAGCAAATGGAAACTCTAATTATCAGAATTGATTCACTGGTCGCTAAGGTGGATCAATCTGAAGGTACTATTTCAAAATTACTGAATGATCCTTATTTATATGATAATTTGAATGCAACTATTTTAGAGCTTAAAAACATCCTGGAAGATATAAGAAATGGTAGTTTAGGCATGCTTGCACGTGATAAAGAATTTTATCAAAAGCTTTCAAATACTTTAAAGAATATAGAAAAATCTTCAAACAAAATAGCTTCTTCAGAAGGCACTCTAGGTAAAATGATAAATGATCCTACTCTGTATGACAGCCTACTTGAATCTTCTAAAAAGCTTGACAATCTTCTTCAGGAAATTGAGGAATCTGAAGGGACATTGGGACTTCTTCTCAAAGATAAAA encodes:
- a CDS encoding MlaD family protein, which produces MFDRKKQLKWASLKVGIVITSTLIIIFCVIIFSGGIQSFFTKRDSFNVYITDVQGLRKGAPVRIAGVDVGTVQDIKLSKEYGTIVTVSINRNVLSYLKSDARATVQTIGLLGDKYIEIFPGESQQAFDSAKGIYGYPRQDVREIIGVTASMMKQMETLIIRIDSLVAKVDQSEGTISKLLNDPYLYDNLNATILELKNILEDIRNGSLGMLARDKEFYQKLSNTLKNIEKSSNKIASSEGTLGKMINDPTLYDSLLESSKKLDNLLQEIEESEGTLGLLLKDKNTAEDLKQSIRELKELIEEIKKNPKKFFKFSIF